From Primulina huaijiensis isolate GDHJ02 chromosome 15, ASM1229523v2, whole genome shotgun sequence, one genomic window encodes:
- the LOC140959367 gene encoding uncharacterized protein — MLQASVWFCFLLHNSHTVNITLVSVITLSLQVCFYATGFSNFSNNLKTDYSLRVVSDMATETSVQRETGHVVPPQVVPHGTPRAAAVTVPASHGEKPEKFTGVDFKRWQQKMLFYLTMLNLARFLTEEAPKLNEGEGDVESVSAVEAWNHSDFLCRNYVLNGLADSLYNVFCEKKTAKELWESLDRKYKTEDAGAKKFLVGHFLDFKMVDSKPVISQVQELQVILHEIHGEGMTLSESFQVAAIVGKLPPAWKDFKNYLKHR; from the coding sequence atgctacaggcctcggtttggttttgttttcttttacataatagtcatactgtaaacatcacacttgtttcggttattactttatctctacaagtttgtttttacgctactggttttagcaatttttctaacaatCTTAAAACAGATTACTCATTACGTGTTGTTTCAGATATGGCTACTGAAACCAGTGTGCAAAGGGAAACTGGTCATGTTGTCCCTCCTCAAGTTGTCCCTCATGGTACCCCACGTGCTGCTGCGGTTACTGTTCCAGCCAGTCACGGTGAAAAACCTGAGAAGTTCACTGGTGTGGACTTCAAAAGGTGGCAGCAGAAGATGCTGTTTTACTTGACGATGCTGAACCTGGCAAGATTCCTTACTGAGGAGGCTCCTAAACTCAACGAGGGTGAGGGAGATGTTGAATCTGTTAGTGCGGTTGAGGCATGGAATCATTCTGATTTCTTATGCCGAAACTATGTACTAAACGGATTGGCCGATTCGCTCTACAACGTGTTTTGCGAAAAGAAAACGGCTAAAGAACTGTGGGAATCTCTTGACAGAAAGTACAAAACCGAGGATGCCGGGGCCAAGAAATTTCTTGTTGGTCATTTTTTGGACTTtaaaatggtggattcaaagccgGTTATCAGCCAAGTTCAAGAACTCCAAGTGATTCTTCACGAGATTCACGGTGAGGGGATGACTTTGAGCGAATCATTCCAAGTGGCCGCTATTGTTGGGAAGCTACCACCAGcttggaaggatttcaaaaattacttgAAGCACAGGTGA